From the genome of Pseudomonas helvetica:
ACCTTGCAGGACTTCGACTACTACGAAATCCACGAAGCCTTCGCCGCGCAAGTGCTCTGCACCTTGAAGGCCTGGGAAGACCCGGATTACTGCAAAAACCGGCTCGGCCTCGATGCTGCGCTAGGCTCGATCGACCGCAGCCGACTCAACGTCAAAGGCAGTTCACTGGCCGCCGGGCATCCGTTTGCCGCGACCGGTGGGCGCATCGTCGCCAACCTTGCCAAGCTGCTCGACGCCGCCGGGAAGGGGCGCGGATTGATCTCGATCTGCGCCGCCGGAGGTCAGGGAGTGACCGCCATTATTGAGCGCTGAGAACCGCAGTGTTTTGTTGTTCGGCCAATACCCGATTGCGGTTGGCATAACGCTCGGCCATCACCGAGCAGACGATCAACTGCAGCGGGTGATAGATCATGATCGGCAACAGGATCAGACCGAGCCCCGGGTTGGCACCGAAGATCAGCGCGGCCATCGGTGCACCGGCGGCCAGGGATTTTTTACTGGCGCAGAACACAGCAGCGATCTCATCGGCGGGGCTGAACTTCAGGGCACGGGCGGTGCGGGTGGTCATCCACAGAATGATCGCCAGCAACACGGCACTACCGACCAATGCGTTGAGAATCACCGTGTTGCCCTGTTGCTGCCACATCCCGGAAACCATCGAGTTGCAGAACGCCGCGTAGACCAGCAGCAGGATCACCAGTTTGTCGACGATGTTGGTGTAGCGCTTGTGGCGACTGAAAAACTTGCCGAACAGCGGCCGCAGCAACTGACCCAGTACCAGCGGCAACAGCAACATGGCACAGAGATCGAGCAGGGTTGAACCCAGGTCGATGCCGCCAGCGCCGCTGCCCACCACCAGGCTCACCAGTAATGGCGTGAGGAAAATTCCCAGTACGCTGGACAGGCTCGCGTTGAGAATCGCCGCCGGCACGTTGCCACCGGCGCTGCCGGTCAAGGCCACGGAAGAGGAAATGGTCGAGGGCAGGGCGCACAGGTAGAAGAACCCGAGCATCAGCAGCGACGGAATGTGTGAGCCCAGCAGCTTGTCGCTTATCAGCCAGATCAGCGGGAACACCAGAAAGGTGAAGCCCTGGACCATCAGGTGCAGGCGCCAGTTTTTCAAACCGTGGCGGATTTGCTCGCTCGACAGGTTGACCCCGTGCAGGAAGAACACCAGGAACACGCCAATGTTGATCACCCACTCAGCATGCATCGCGCCCCCCGTTGCACCGAAGTGCGGGAAGACCCAGGACAGCAGCGTGGCGATCAGCATCCCGCACAGGAACCAGTCGGTGACCACGCGTTTGAGGTGTTTGAAGGCATGCATAACGGGCACCGAAGGCATTGTCAGAAGGGATGACCTAGCCTAATGTCAAGACTTTCGCCCGTCTTGCGACATAAGGCCAACCAATGCCGGCTAACGGACAAATTTCCCTCGAACGGACCATCCCGACCCTGACAGCGTTGCCGCGCCCGCTGTTTGCCCGTGCGGAGAGCCTCAGCGCCGGCTCGTGGACGCCACCTCATCGCCACGATTGGGTGCAGTTTTCCTACGCCATCAGTGGCGTGCTCGGCGTACACACCGCCGAGGGCAGTTTCTTTGCGCCGCCGCAGTGGGGGATCTGGATTCCGGCTGACCTGGAACACCAGGTGGTGACTTCGATGCGCGCGGAAATGCGCAGTCTCTATGTGCGGCGTGAGGCATGTGCCTGGGCGGACGAGCGTTGTCGGGTGCTGGAAGTCACGCCGCTGGCGCGTGAGCTGATCAAGAGTTTTTGCCTGTTGCCGGTGGACTACCCAGAGGGTGACAGCCGTGAAGCACGCCTGGTCGAGGTGCTGCTGGATCAGCTGGCGAGCCTGCCGGAAGTCGGTTTCTCTCTGCCGTTGCCACGTCACCCGCGTTTGCTTGGGTTGTGTAACGAACTGATCGAAAGCCCTGAACAGAACGTGACGTTGCATGAATGGGCCGAACGATTGGGGACGTCGGAGAAAACCTTGATGCGCCTGTTCCAGCGTGAAACCGGATTGAGTTTCCGCAGCTGGCGCCAGCGCATGCGGCTGTTGTCGTCATTGAGTTTGCTGGAAGACGGTAACAGCGTGACCACGGCGGCGCTGTCCAGCGGTTATGACTCGACGTCGGCGTTTATTGCCGCGTTCAAAAGCCTGTTCGGGTTTACCCCGGGAGAGTTGTTCAAACAGTAATTGTGGCGAGGGAGCTTGCTCCCGCCGGCCGGCCGGTCCGCGCTCGGGCGAAGCAGTCGTAATCCAGAAAATGTGGTCTACCTGATAGACCGCGTTGACTGAATGGGGACCGCTTCGCGCTCCAGCGGGAGCAAGCTCCCTCGCCACAGGGGGCAGTGTCTGCTGGGGCGATCGAGGTGATTAAGTACGGAACCGCCGAACCAACCCGTCCAGCTCATTCGACAACCCCGCCAGACTCTGGGAGTCGAGCCGTGCCGAGTTGGCCAGTTCGGCCACCAACTGCGCATCGCCATGGATCTGGCTGATGTGGCGGTTGATGTCTTCGGCGACCTGATGCTGTTCTTCGGCGGCGGTGGCGATCTGGGTGTTCATGTCGCGGATCACATCCACCGATTCGCGAATCTGCCCGAAACTGTTGCGCGCTTCGCCGATCCGGCTGACCGACTGTTGCGACACCTCGAGGCTGGCGTGCATTTGCTGGGTGACCTGGCTGGTACGCTTGGCCAGGTTGCCGAGCAGTCCGTCGATTTCCGCGGTGGAATCGGCCGTGCGTTTGGCCAGTGCGCGAACCTCATCGGCCACCACCGCAAAACCACGACCCTGCTCGCCAGCGCGAGCCGCTTCGATCGCAGCGTTCAGTGCCAGCAGGTTGGTTTGCTCGGCGATGGAGCGAATGGTGCCGAGGATTGACTGAATGTCATTGCTGTCGCGTTCCAGCTGCTGCATCGACTGCGCCGACTGCTCGATTTCCTGGCTCAACTTGTCGACGCTGTGCACGGCGGCATCGATCTGTTGCTGCCCTTCGCGGGCCTGACGCTGGCCGCTGTCGGCCGACTCGGCGGCCTGGCTACAGGAGCGCGCGACTTCGTTGGCGGTGGCGACCATCTCGTGGAACGCCGTGGACACCATGTCCACCGCTTCACGTTGGCGCCCGGCGGCGTCGGCCATGTCGCTGGAGACTTGGGTCGCGCTTTGCGAGTTGGCAAGAATTTTGGTCGCAGCGCCGCCGATGTGCTGGATCAGGCTGCGAATCGCGGCGAGGAACTGGTTGAACCAGTTGGCCAGTTGCGCGGTTTCGTCGCTGCCCCGGATCTGCAGGTTCTGGGTCAAGTCACCTTGACCTTGGGCGATGCCTTCCAGACCGCTGGCGACGCTGCGGATCGGCCGCACGATGAGGCTGGCGAAACTGGCGCCGACCACGGCGAAGAATACCGCCAGTACGGCGGCGATGATCGCGATCAGCCAAGTCAGCGCAGTGGCAGAGCTCATCACGTCGGTTTGCTTGATCAGGCCGATGAAGGTCCAGCCCAGTTGCTCCGACGGCCAGACGTTGGCCATGTAGCGCTCGCCGTTCAACTCGACTTCGACCAGGCCTTTGCCAGCCTTGGCCAGTTGCGCGTAACCGTCGCCCAGGCTGCCCAGCGCTTTGAAGTTGTGCTCTGGCTGTTTCGGGTCGACCAGCACCGTGCCGTTGTTTTCCATCAGCATCAGGTAGCCGGTTTCACCGAGCTTGATCTGTTTGACGATCTCGGTGAGCTGCTTGAGCGTCACGTCGATGCTGACCACGCCGCCATTGGTGCCGAGCTTGTTGTCGAGGGTACGCACGGTACTGACGTAAGTCGCATCATCCTGAGCCCAGTAATAAGCCTCGGTGCGAAACGGTTTGCCCGGTTTGGCTTGCGCTGCCTTGTACCAGGGACGTTGGCGCGGGTCGTAATTGGCCAGTTTCGGGTCATCGGGCCAGGACACGTAACCCCCGGCACTGGTGCCGACGATGGCGTACGCGTACGACGGATGACTGGCGCCCAGGTCTTGCAGCAAGGCAAACACCTGCTTGTCCATCTCGCCTTGCGGAATTTCCGTCGCATTGGCGCTCATGTAGGTTTTGAGACTGGCGTCGGTGTTTTTGATCAGCGGCTGGGAGGCCAGGTAGTTGACGTTCTGGCTGATGCCGTCGAAGAACAGTTGCATGGCGTTGCTGACCTGGCGGATCTCTCGACCGCTGCCGTCGACAAAGTTATCTTTGGCATCGCTGCGCAGGTTCATGACCACCAGGGTGGCAACCAGCACAACTGGCAAGCAGGCGATGATTGCAAACGCCCACGTCAGTTTTTGTTTGATGTTCATCCGCGCTCCAGTTTTTTTCTTATTAAGCCCACGTAGTGCTGACGCCCCGCGGATTGTCGGACAAACTCCTTTCTCTTTGATGACTTCGGCCGCCAGGGGCGGAAATTGAGGACTATTGGTAAAAATCCTACAAAGAGTGGCTTGTCTGATCTCAGACGCTGTCGCAAATGCCTGCTGATCCAGTCGCCAACGTGCGGCTGACTCTCGGCTATGATCTTCGTCGCTCAACAGGGTTTACCTGATTAATCTGGCACATTGGGTGCATCTGCAACGTTCATAGGTCGGCAACCCCTCCCCGACGGGAGAGGATTGCCGTATAACGAATGACATTCGCGTGTTTGGTAATAAAGGACCCACAATAAAAGCTGATGAAGACTCCAAAACGCATTGAACCGCTGATCGAGGACGGTCTGGTTGACGAGGTGCTGCGCCCACTCATGAGTGGTAAAGAAGCAGCTGTTTATGTGGTGCGCTGCGGCAACGAGTTACGTTGCGCCAAGGTTTACAAGGAGGCGAATAAACGAAGTTTTCGTCAGGCGGCCGAGTATCAGGAAGGTCGCAAGGTCCGTAACAGCCGTCAGGCTCGCGCGATGGCCAAGGGCTCCAAGTTCGGTCGTAAAGAAACCGAAGACGCCTGGCAGAACGCCGAGGTTGCGGCATTGTTCCGTTTGGCCAGTGCCGGGGTGCGAGTCCCCAAGCCGTTCGACTTCCTGGAAGGCGTGCTGCTGATGGAACTGGTGGCGGACGAGTACGGCGATGCCGCGCCGCGTCTCAATGACGTGGTGCTGGAAGCGGATCAGGCGCGTGAATACCACGCCTTCCTGATTTCACAGATCGTGCTGATGCTGTGTACCGGTCTGGTGCACGGTGACCTGTCCGAGTTCAACGTACTGCTGACCCCGGATGGTCCGGTGATCATCGACTTGCCCCAGGCAGTCGATGCTGCTGGCAACAACCACGCGTTCAGCATGCTGGAGCGCGACGTGGGCAACATGGCCTCGTACTTCGGGCGTTTTGCGCCGGAGTTGAAGCGGACCAAGTACGCCAAGGAAATGTGGGCCCTGTATGAAGCCGGCACCCTGCACCCGGCCAGCGTCCTGACCGGTGAGTTCGACGAGCCGGAAGAGCTGGCGGACGTGGGCGGCATCATGCGTGAGATCGAGGCCGCACGCCTTGACGAGGAGCGACGGCAAGCGGTTCGCGCCGCAGACGACGCCCCACCAGGTAAAACCGAAGAACCGCCTCCACCGTGGATGCAGTGATCGGTTGAATAAAAAATCCGGCTTCGGCCGGATTTTTTGTATTGAGCGAATGCAATCAACGCCGGGTCAGCAAGACCCCGGATTCCATGTGGTGCGTCCACGGGAACTGATCGAACATCGCACAGCGGGTGATGCGGTGGGTGTCGTGCAATTGGGCGATGTTGGCCGCCAGCGTTTCCGGATTGCACGAGATATACAGAATGTTCTCGAAGCGTCGGGTCAGCTCGCACGTGTCCGGGTCCATGCCGGCGCGCGGTGGGTCGACGAACACGCTACCGAACTCGTAGCTCTTCAGATCAATG
Proteins encoded in this window:
- a CDS encoding bile acid:sodium symporter family protein; translated protein: MHAFKHLKRVVTDWFLCGMLIATLLSWVFPHFGATGGAMHAEWVINIGVFLVFFLHGVNLSSEQIRHGLKNWRLHLMVQGFTFLVFPLIWLISDKLLGSHIPSLLMLGFFYLCALPSTISSSVALTGSAGGNVPAAILNASLSSVLGIFLTPLLVSLVVGSGAGGIDLGSTLLDLCAMLLLPLVLGQLLRPLFGKFFSRHKRYTNIVDKLVILLLVYAAFCNSMVSGMWQQQGNTVILNALVGSAVLLAIILWMTTRTARALKFSPADEIAAVFCASKKSLAAGAPMAALIFGANPGLGLILLPIMIYHPLQLIVCSVMAERYANRNRVLAEQQNTAVLSAQ
- a CDS encoding helix-turn-helix transcriptional regulator; this encodes MPANGQISLERTIPTLTALPRPLFARAESLSAGSWTPPHRHDWVQFSYAISGVLGVHTAEGSFFAPPQWGIWIPADLEHQVVTSMRAEMRSLYVRREACAWADERCRVLEVTPLARELIKSFCLLPVDYPEGDSREARLVEVLLDQLASLPEVGFSLPLPRHPRLLGLCNELIESPEQNVTLHEWAERLGTSEKTLMRLFQRETGLSFRSWRQRMRLLSSLSLLEDGNSVTTAALSSGYDSTSAFIAAFKSLFGFTPGELFKQ
- a CDS encoding methyl-accepting chemotaxis protein, which produces MNIKQKLTWAFAIIACLPVVLVATLVVMNLRSDAKDNFVDGSGREIRQVSNAMQLFFDGISQNVNYLASQPLIKNTDASLKTYMSANATEIPQGEMDKQVFALLQDLGASHPSYAYAIVGTSAGGYVSWPDDPKLANYDPRQRPWYKAAQAKPGKPFRTEAYYWAQDDATYVSTVRTLDNKLGTNGGVVSIDVTLKQLTEIVKQIKLGETGYLMLMENNGTVLVDPKQPEHNFKALGSLGDGYAQLAKAGKGLVEVELNGERYMANVWPSEQLGWTFIGLIKQTDVMSSATALTWLIAIIAAVLAVFFAVVGASFASLIVRPIRSVASGLEGIAQGQGDLTQNLQIRGSDETAQLANWFNQFLAAIRSLIQHIGGAATKILANSQSATQVSSDMADAAGRQREAVDMVSTAFHEMVATANEVARSCSQAAESADSGQRQAREGQQQIDAAVHSVDKLSQEIEQSAQSMQQLERDSNDIQSILGTIRSIAEQTNLLALNAAIEAARAGEQGRGFAVVADEVRALAKRTADSTAEIDGLLGNLAKRTSQVTQQMHASLEVSQQSVSRIGEARNSFGQIRESVDVIRDMNTQIATAAEEQHQVAEDINRHISQIHGDAQLVAELANSARLDSQSLAGLSNELDGLVRRFRT
- a CDS encoding PA4780 family RIO1-like protein kinase, encoding MKTPKRIEPLIEDGLVDEVLRPLMSGKEAAVYVVRCGNELRCAKVYKEANKRSFRQAAEYQEGRKVRNSRQARAMAKGSKFGRKETEDAWQNAEVAALFRLASAGVRVPKPFDFLEGVLLMELVADEYGDAAPRLNDVVLEADQAREYHAFLISQIVLMLCTGLVHGDLSEFNVLLTPDGPVIIDLPQAVDAAGNNHAFSMLERDVGNMASYFGRFAPELKRTKYAKEMWALYEAGTLHPASVLTGEFDEPEELADVGGIMREIEAARLDEERRQAVRAADDAPPGKTEEPPPPWMQ